In Salvelinus sp. IW2-2015 unplaced genomic scaffold, ASM291031v2 Un_scaffold2137, whole genome shotgun sequence, the following proteins share a genomic window:
- the LOC112073075 gene encoding homologous-pairing protein 2 homolog isoform X2 codes for MSKKDNGGLTVIFAYLNEKNRPYSAQDVFNNLQKQHGLGKTAQFAEVSEADLKAIDSRISDLSTQVHAISQGCRQLDAELKELNSSLTTEEMMSEIQELKAECSGYRERLEKIKSATNHVTPEQKEMVYKERHLYVKEWKKRKRLASDMMGSILEGYPKTKKQFLEEVGVETDEDCKVTMPST; via the exons ATGAGCAAAAAAGACAACGGAG GTTTAACAGTCATATTTGCTTACCTGAACGAGAAGAACCGTCCTTACAGTGCCCAAGATGTCTTTAACAATTTACAGAAGCAGCACGGCCTGGGAAAGACG GCCCAGTTTGCAGAGGTGAGTGAGGCAGATCTGAAGGCCATCGACAGTCGCATCTCTGACCTCAGCACACAGGTGCATGCTATCTCTCAGGGCTGCAGACAGCTGGACGCAG AGCTGAAGGAGCTCAACAGCTCCCTGACCACAGAGGAAATGATGTCAGAGATCCAGGAGCTGAAAGCAGAGTGTTCTGGTTACAGGGAGCGCCTGGAGAAGATCAAGTCAGCGACCAATCATGTCACACCAGAGCAGAAGGAGATG GTTTACAAGGAGAGACATCTCTACGTGAAAGagtggaagaagaggaagagactg GCATCTGACATGATGGGTTCCATTTTGGAGGGATACCCCAAGACCAAGAAGCAATTTCTG GAAGAAGTTGGTGTGGAGACTGATGAGGactgtaaagtgactatgccaaGTACCTGA
- the LOC112073073 gene encoding reticulophagy regulator 3, with protein MAHTEGLENAMGECSGKQGSTLGLRSRPCSSERDGQVRVVKASLQKRLGPYEPVLTYLQSVLVWERPFQSVLLYTVVNVVFWFFALTSLRLLFLLSSGLLVFICVDSWRNKIWPEIRVKKPDESESESWGLVQPGVLSVPELCHHIAEVWVSGLAFTSSLVQFKRHNPGKFCLLTCALLTCLVMVGRYIPGLVLSYSAVLAVLLCPLAAYHRVWQRVCVKLEPALQWLDFSVRGYMTSKPIDNQFLRKPIRGAASGDASDSEEEELAAFCPTFDDAIVAKELAMTDSEHSDAEVSYTDNGTFNLSRGQTPLTEGSEDFDRHSDNEESFARDLNDFPSINPDATLMDDDDDSCIGLPSLGLRSGRTGPRTTAELLDVESHLDSDQDDLDEELSFGGLPTASDFLGGDLAGIIASNMIQAALAGAMQPRPPAARRERVGPTRAGAHRGYRKQSSSELDTDLDGEDFEMLDQSELNQMDSFGGAGGRGGGQGGGQESSFLSNLLGKPQ; from the exons ATGGCGCATACGGAAGGACTGGAAAATGCAATGGGAGAGTGTTCAGGAAAACAGGGGTCGACTCTTGGCCTGAGAAGTCGACCATGCTCCAGCGAAAGAGATGGCCAGGTCCGCGTTGTTAAAGCCTCGCTTCAGAAGAGACTCGGACCTTACGAGCCGGTGTTGACCTACCTACAGTCCGTTCTGGTTTGGGAAAGGCCGTTTCAGAGTGTGCTACTGTACACAGTGGTCAACGTTGTGTTCTG GTTCTTTGCCCTGACCTCGCTGCGCCTGCTCTTCCTGCTGTCCTCTGGCCTGCTTGTTTTCATCTGCGTTGACAGCTGGAGGAACAAGATCTGGCCTGAGATCAGAG TTAAAAAACCTGATGAGTCTGAAAGTGAAAG CTGGGGCCTGGTGCAGCCAGGGGTGCTCAGTGTTCCAGAGCTGTGTCACCACATTGCTGAGGTCTGGGTCTCTGGGCTGGCCTTCACATCCAGCCTGGTGCAGTTCAAACGCCACAACCCTGGCAAG TTCTGCCTCCTGACCTGTGCCCTCTTGACCTGTCTGGTCATGGTTGGACGGTACATTCCTGGACTGGTGCTCTCTTACTCTGCAG TGCTTGCTGTTCTGCTGTGCCCCCTGGCAGCATACCACCGAGTGTGGCAGCGTGTGTGCGTGAAGCTGGAGCCGGCCCTGCAGTGGCTGGACTTCAGCGTTCGCGGGTATATGACGTCAAAGCCCATCGACAACCAGT TCCTCCGCAAGCCAATTCGGGGTGCAGCATCCGGTGATGccagtgacagtgaggaggaggagcttGCTGCATTCTGCCCGACG TTTGACGATGCTATAGTGGCCAAAGAACTTGCGATGACTGACTCTGAGCACTCTGACGCTGAGGTCTCGTACACAGACAATGGGACCTTTAATCTGTCCCGTGGCCAGACTCCTCTCACAGAGGGCTCAGAAG ATTTTGATAGACACAGTGACAATGAGGAGTCGTTTGCACGAGACCTCAATGACTTCCCCTCCATCAACCCAGATGCCACCCTGATGGACGACGACGACGACTCATGCATCGGGCTGCCCAGCCTGGGTCTTCGGTCTGGGCGGACTGGCCCCCGAACCACGGCCGAGCTGCTGGATGTGGAATCCCACCTGGACTCTGACCAGGACGACCTGGACGAGGAGCTCTCCTTCGGCGGCCTCCCCACTGCTTCTGACTTCCTCGGAGGTGACCTGGCTGGAATCATCGCTAGCAACATGATTCAGGCGGCATTGGCTGGTGCCATGCAGCCTCGTCCCCCTGCCGCCCGCAGAGAGAGGGTGGGGCCCACCAGAGCAGGGGCTCATAGGGGCTACCGCAAGCAGTCTAGCTCGGAGCTGGACACGGACTTGGACGGAGAGGACTTTGAGATGCTGGACCAGTCGGAGCTGAACCAGATGGATTCCTTTGGGGGTGCAGGAGGACGGGGAGGAGGGCAGGGTGGGGGACAGGAGTCCAGCTTCCTCTCCAACCTACTGGGGAAACCACAGTGA
- the LOC112073074 gene encoding max-like protein X, translated as MTDPTASPEDHWNKNDGSFSDNGFDTSFFAENARKGTVVSRANSIGSTSASSVPNTDDEDSDYRHETTYKESYKDRRRQAHTQAEQKRRDAIKKGYDDLQSIVPTCQQQSEFAVGTQKISKATVLQKTIDYIQFLHKEKKKQEEDMSMLRKEVMALKIMKTNYEHIVKAHQNNPQQGEEQVSDHVKFSVFQSIMDSLFQSFSRSVSVASFQELSACVFSWIEEHCKPQTLREFVVGVLRQLNSQLY; from the exons AACGACGGGTCTTTCAGTGACAACGGATTTGACACCA GTTTCTTTGCTGAGAATGCAAGGAAGGGTACTGTGGTCTCCAGGGCTAACAGCATTGGGTCCACAAGTGCCTCATCAGTACCAAATACAG ATGATGAAGACAGTGACTACAGGCATGAGACCACATACAAGGAGTCCTACAAAGACCGGcggagacaggcacacacacaggctgagcaGAAACGACGGGATGCTATCAAG AAAGGTTATGATGATCTCCAGTCCATAGTGCCCACCTGCCAGCAGCAGTCTGAGTTTGCCGTGGGGACACAGAAGATCAGCAAGGCCACAGTGCTGCAGAAAA CTATCGACTACATCCAGTTTCTGCacaaggagaagaagaagcaggaggaGGACATGTCTATGCTGAGGAAGGAAGTGATGGCACTGAAGATCATGAAAAC GAACTATGAGCACATAGTGAAGGCCCACCAGAACAACCCTCAGCAGGGGGAGGAGCAGGTGTCGGACCATGTCAAGTTCAGCGTGTTTCAGAGCATCATGGACTCCCTGTTCCAGTCCTTCAGCAGGTCTGTGTCTGTGGCCAGCTTCCAGGAGCTGTCCGCCTGCGTCTTCAGCTGGATCGAGGAGCACTGCAAGCCTCAG ACATTGCGTGAGTTTGTGGTGGGAGTTCTCCGGCAGCTCAACAGCCAGCTGTATTAA
- the LOC112073075 gene encoding homologous-pairing protein 2 homolog isoform X1, which produces MSKKDNGGLTVIFAYLNEKNRPYSAQDVFNNLQKQHGLGKTAVVKAMEQLALEGKIKEKTYGKQKIYFADQAQFAEVSEADLKAIDSRISDLSTQVHAISQGCRQLDAELKELNSSLTTEEMMSEIQELKAECSGYRERLEKIKSATNHVTPEQKEMVYKERHLYVKEWKKRKRLASDMMGSILEGYPKTKKQFLEEVGVETDEDCKVTMPST; this is translated from the exons ATGAGCAAAAAAGACAACGGAG GTTTAACAGTCATATTTGCTTACCTGAACGAGAAGAACCGTCCTTACAGTGCCCAAGATGTCTTTAACAATTTACAGAAGCAGCACGGCCTGGGAAAGACG GCTGTGGTTAAAGCCATGGAACAGTTGGCACTGGAAGGGAAGATCAAAGAGAAAACCTATGGGAAGCAAAAGATCTACTTTGCTGATCAG GCCCAGTTTGCAGAGGTGAGTGAGGCAGATCTGAAGGCCATCGACAGTCGCATCTCTGACCTCAGCACACAGGTGCATGCTATCTCTCAGGGCTGCAGACAGCTGGACGCAG AGCTGAAGGAGCTCAACAGCTCCCTGACCACAGAGGAAATGATGTCAGAGATCCAGGAGCTGAAAGCAGAGTGTTCTGGTTACAGGGAGCGCCTGGAGAAGATCAAGTCAGCGACCAATCATGTCACACCAGAGCAGAAGGAGATG GTTTACAAGGAGAGACATCTCTACGTGAAAGagtggaagaagaggaagagactg GCATCTGACATGATGGGTTCCATTTTGGAGGGATACCCCAAGACCAAGAAGCAATTTCTG GAAGAAGTTGGTGTGGAGACTGATGAGGactgtaaagtgactatgccaaGTACCTGA